The region TACCCGCCCACCGCTTCGTAGAAGTTCTCCGCACTGCTCACCCCACCATCCTGCCACCCACCGAGACCACCGCACGCCAACAGAGGTGCGCCGGCACACAACCCACCCACCGCGTCGTGTCATCCCCGTATGGCCCGCGCGCCAGCGAACCGCGCTTGGCTGGTCAGTGCAAGCACGCCCTTCGCTTGCACTGACCAGCCAAGGGTGGGTGGGGTCAAGTGGTCATGGCGACGTGTGGGTGTTGACCAGGTCGTTGTAGACCTCGATTGGCTTGCGCCAGTCGAGGGTGTGGCGGGGGCGGCCGTTCATCTCGGCTGCGACCTTGTCGAGGTCGGCCTGGGTGTGGACGGACAGGTCGGTGCCTTTGGGGAAGTACTGGCGGAGTAGTCCGTTGGTGTTTTCGTTGCTGCCGCGTTGCCAGGGGCTGTGGGGGTCGCAGAAGTAGACCGGGATGCCGGTGCGGATGGTGAAGTAGGCGTGGCGGGCCATTTCGCGGCCCTGGTCCCAGGTGACGCTGCGGCGCAGGAACTCGGGCAGGGTCTCCATTTTTCGGGCGAGGAGGGTGGCGACGCGTTGGGCGTTGCGGTCGTGCGGGATGCGGACCAGCATGACGAATCGGGTGGTGCGTTCGACCAGGGTGGCGATCTGCGAGGCGTTGCCGCGTCCGATGATCAGGTCGCCTTCCCAGAAGCCCGGGACCGCGCGGTCGTCGGCCTCTTTCGGCCGGTCGCTGATGCGGACCATGTCCTTGATGTACTGGCGGGCGGCCGCCGGCCGGGTGCGGTCGACCCGCTGGACACGGCCACGGCGCAGCGCGAGTTTCAGTTGGGTGCGCAGTTCGCCCCGGGCCTGGAGGTAGAGGCTCTGGTAGATCGTCTCGTGCGACACGCGCATCTCCGGGTCGTCCGGGTGGTCCAGGCGCAGCCGCCGGCCGATCTGACGCGGCGACCACTTCTCCCGGAGTCCGGTGTTCACCGCATCGTGCAACCGGGCCGACGATTCCAGTTTACGCAGCCTGGGCCGCCGACGATTGTCCGCCGCCCGGCACTGCGCCCGCACCGCCCGGTAACCACGGCGGCCCCCGTTCGCGGCGATCTCCCGCGCCACCGTCGAATGATGCCGACCCAGAAGCGTCCCGAGGACACGGGTCGAACAACGTGCGTTCCGACTCAACTCCCGGGAGACCAGCTCCCGCTCCTCGAACGACAACAACGGGCCACCGGCCATACGAACGACCCCACTACTCGACGGGCGAGATCAAATCTGCTGTCGCCATGACCGTATGACACCGTCGTGGTTGTCTCCGACCGGGCCATACGGCAATGCCGTTAAGTTAGGGCGGGTGAGCGGAGCTTGATGGTCGGTGTTCCGTCATGCCTGATGCTGCGGTGTTCAGGTCGTTTGACGCGGTAGGAGTTGTGGCGTCCGCGTTTGACAACGCGAGCGCAGGTACGGTTGCGACGTCTTCGTGTGGGTCTCCAGAGGATTTCCTCGAAGGTGTCGACAAGTGCTCGCCAGCGGTGGTCAGGGGGAAAAATCCGCCTGAGCGGTGACCTGGCGGCGGACGACGCGGAGAGTGCGGATGAAGGACAGTTCGTCGGGGTCGACATCGGCCTCGTCGGCAGCCCGGCTCATCAGACTGCGGATGGCGTAATGAGTGAGCAGGAATGCCCAGATCTCCTGACGGACCATGTCCGGCGATTTCGACCGCAGTATCCGGGCGTTACCGCGTTGATGCGTCTTGATCTCGTTGAAAACGGACTCGATCTCCCACCGCTGGTGATAGCACCAGGCCAGTTCGGCGGCAGTGGCTTCCGATGGTTCCGGAATAGTGGTGGCCAAGCAGATCACTTCGCCGGTACCGTTGCCCTCCCGGTCGGGTACTTCGTATTCCACAACCCGGACCCGGAATCCCTGCTCGGGGCTGACGGTCTTCCCGGCGGCGGCGTCGGCGATCACCTGTCGGCGTCGTCCGGCGCGGACCTGAGGGTTCAGCAGGATCGAGTCGAAGGAGCCGTCGGAAAGCCATTTCAGCACGGGCAGCTCGACCCCGGAGCCGATCCTCCAGAGCAGGTCGGCGCCAGTGTCGAGGAAATCCTCCCAGAGCGAGTAGCTGTAGAAGTTCCGATCGGCGGTGACCAGCATCCCGGCCTCGACCGAGCCGAGCAACGATCGGGACAAGGCTTTCTCGTCACCGCGGTAGCCACTGATCACGGCATCGACGATCGCATGCGACCCGCATTCGGCCAACGCCACCACCAACGCCTGGGGGAACCCACTTGCTTTGTGGTCGTTTCCGCTCTTGCCGAACTCCGCGACATTCTCCGGCGTGTCCTGGAGATCGAGCATGACACCGTCCACGGCCATGACCCGCCGCGACCTCAGCCATGCCCCATGGGCACCCGGCCCGGCGACCGGCACCGCGACCCGCTCGAACAACACGCGCAACGGCTCGGACCCGAGACGCTGCCGTGCCTGCGCCACCGCCGAGGTCGACGGAACATGCCATTCACCGCGCCACGACCCCATCGACTTCAACGAGCCGACGAGTTTCCGCATGACCTCCTCGTAGTCGTCGTCGAAGAACAGGCACATCGCTTGACAGAACCGCACCATCACATGCGCCGGAAGCAGACGCGTCCGCTGCTCGCGTTTCCCGGTCTCGTCCAGGACCTCCTCGATCAAGTCCCGCGAAACCACCTCGGCCAGAACACCGAGCGAAACCCGGTCGACAAGCCGGACATCTTCGCCGACCGCAACCGACGCTTTCTTCTGCCCAGCACGCGCCATGGCTGAATTCTACCGTAAGGACACTAACTTAGCGGCATTGGGCCATACGGGGATGACACGACGCCCACCGCCTTAGTCATCCTTGGCGGCTCGCCCGTCCGGCGAGGACTCTTTTACGCTTTGGCTCTACGCCACTTCCGCCTAGCGCCACTTGCGCTTTTACGCGGCTTCGCTCTCACGCCACTCGCACCATTACGCCGCTTCGCTCTTGGGCCGCTTCCCAGCTCGCACCGCTTCAGGTTTGCGCCTCGTAGGCGTGGCCTCCGGCCCCCGACACCATCATCCCACGCACCACCGACATCCCCCACACCATCGACGTCCCCGCACCGCCGACATCCCACGCCCGAAGCAGAGACTGTCGCTCAAGCCAACGCCTTACGCCGCCATCTCCCGACACGCCGAAACCTTCAACGCACCGCCATCTCCCGACCCGCCGACCCGTCGGCGCGCCGACCCGTCGACGCGCCGACCCGTCGACGCGCCGACCCGTCGACGCGCCGACCCGTCAACGCGCCGACCCGTCAACGCGCCGACCCGCCGACGCGCCGGGCAGGGGCCGCGGTCAGGACTTGAGGGAGATTCCGGCTTCGTCCAGCGCCGGCATCAGCTTCGCGCGCAACGCTCGTTGCACCGCCCATTGCCGTCCGGGCCGGACCTTCACCGTCACCCGCATCGTGATGCCTTCCGGCGTCACCTTTTCCACGCCCAGCACCTGGGCCTTGTCGATGACGTCCTTCTCCAGCGACTCCTCGGCCACCGCCGCTTCCACCGCCGTCTTCAGCACGTCCGCCGCCGATGCCAGGTTCGCCCCGTAAGCCAGGGGCAGGTCGACGACCGCCACGGCGAAGCCCTGCGAGGAGTTGCCGACTCGCAGGATCTCGCCGTTGCGGACGTACCAGACCGTGCCGTTCGTGTCACGGATCGTGGTGATGCGCAGGCCCACCGACTCGACCGTGCCGGTCGCCGGTCCGAGGTCCACGACGTCGCCCACTCCGTACTGGTCCTCCAGCATCATGAACATGCCGGACAGGAAGTCCTTGACCAGGTTCTGCGCGCCGAAACCGACCGCCACGCCGAGGATGCCGGCCGAGGTCAGGATCGGGGCCACGTCCATGCCCAGTTCGGTCAGGATCTGGATGAACGCTATGCCGAACACCACGATCGTGGTGACCGACTTGAGGACCGAGCCGATGGTCTTCGCGCGCTGCTCGCGCCGCTCCGACACCAGGACGCCCAACGCCTGGGGCGCGCGTTCCCGCAGCGGCCGCAGCAGCTTGGGCTTGCGCTCCGCGGACGGGCTCCTGGTCAGCCGATCGATCAGCCGTCGCAGCAGGAACCGGACCACGACGGCCATCAACACCGTCAACGCGATCCGCAACGCGCCTTCGGCGATCTTCGGCCCGTTGACCACCCACCAATCGACTGCCAGCGTCGACTCCACGTCCACCGACCCACTCCTCCTCTACATCCCAGGCACTACTTCTCAAGCTCTGACTTCTCAAGCTCTGACTTCCCAGGCCCCGACTTCCCGGGCTCTGCCTTCCCGAGCTCCGACTTCTCAGGCCCTGCGTCCCCAGCCGTCCGCGACCCTCGGGCGAACTCCAACCCGGTCGCGCCGGCCAGGAAGGTCAACTGGTCCACGGCCAGCCCCGCCGATCGGCTCACCGACCGTCCCGCGTGCCCCACCTCGGTCTCCCGGCGCAACAGCACGGGGTGCTTCGTCGGGTCGCTCGCCGTCGCGTGCTGCAGCGCGGCGCACATCTTGCGGGCGTGGTTCGGATCCACGCGACTGTCCGACTCGAACACCGTGAACAGCACCGAAGGGTACTCAACGTCCGGGCGGACGCGGTGGTACGGGGAGTAGGAGAGCAGCCAGGCGAGCTCTTCGGGCACCGCCGCGCTGCCGTACTCCTCCGCCCACAGCCTCCCGAGCAGGAAGTTCTCGTACCGCACCATGTCCAGCAGTGGCGCCGAGCACACCACGGCCCGGTACAGCTCCGGTTTCTGGGTCAGCGCCGCGCCGACGAGCAGGCCGCCGTTGGACCCGCCCATGATCGACAGCTGCTGGGGCGTGGTCCAGCCGTCCGCGATGAGTCGCTCGGCCGCCGCGTGGAAGTCGTCGAACACGTTCTGCTTGTGCTCGCGCATCCCGGCCCGGTGCCACTGCTCGCCTTCCTCGTCGCCGCCGCGCAGCGACGCGTGCACCCACACCCCGCCCGCTTCGACCCAGGCCAGCGCGGTGGCGC is a window of Saccharothrix espanaensis DSM 44229 DNA encoding:
- a CDS encoding IS30 family transposase, producing the protein MAGGPLLSFEERELVSRELSRNARCSTRVLGTLLGRHHSTVAREIAANGGRRGYRAVRAQCRAADNRRRPRLRKLESSARLHDAVNTGLREKWSPRQIGRRLRLDHPDDPEMRVSHETIYQSLYLQARGELRTQLKLALRRGRVQRVDRTRPAAARQYIKDMVRISDRPKEADDRAVPGFWEGDLIIGRGNASQIATLVERTTRFVMLVRIPHDRNAQRVATLLARKMETLPEFLRRSVTWDQGREMARHAYFTIRTGIPVYFCDPHSPWQRGSNENTNGLLRQYFPKGTDLSVHTQADLDKVAAEMNGRPRHTLDWRKPIEVYNDLVNTHTSP
- a CDS encoding IS4 family transposase, whose product is MARAGQKKASVAVGEDVRLVDRVSLGVLAEVVSRDLIEEVLDETGKREQRTRLLPAHVMVRFCQAMCLFFDDDYEEVMRKLVGSLKSMGSWRGEWHVPSTSAVAQARQRLGSEPLRVLFERVAVPVAGPGAHGAWLRSRRVMAVDGVMLDLQDTPENVAEFGKSGNDHKASGFPQALVVALAECGSHAIVDAVISGYRGDEKALSRSLLGSVEAGMLVTADRNFYSYSLWEDFLDTGADLLWRIGSGVELPVLKWLSDGSFDSILLNPQVRAGRRRQVIADAAAGKTVSPEQGFRVRVVEYEVPDREGNGTGEVICLATTIPEPSEATAAELAWCYHQRWEIESVFNEIKTHQRGNARILRSKSPDMVRQEIWAFLLTHYAIRSLMSRAADEADVDPDELSFIRTLRVVRRQVTAQADFSP
- a CDS encoding mechanosensitive ion channel family protein, which translates into the protein MDVESTLAVDWWVVNGPKIAEGALRIALTVLMAVVVRFLLRRLIDRLTRSPSAERKPKLLRPLRERAPQALGVLVSERREQRAKTIGSVLKSVTTIVVFGIAFIQILTELGMDVAPILTSAGILGVAVGFGAQNLVKDFLSGMFMMLEDQYGVGDVVDLGPATGTVESVGLRITTIRDTNGTVWYVRNGEILRVGNSSQGFAVAVVDLPLAYGANLASAADVLKTAVEAAVAEESLEKDVIDKAQVLGVEKVTPEGITMRVTVKVRPGRQWAVQRALRAKLMPALDEAGISLKS